A region of Physeter macrocephalus isolate SW-GA unplaced genomic scaffold, ASM283717v5 random_28, whole genome shotgun sequence DNA encodes the following proteins:
- the LOC102975160 gene encoding chymotrypsin-like elastase family member 2A, producing the protein MERSRVLGTSPEPWIQLCLKHTIIRALLLSTLVAGALSCGLPTYLPNLPRVVGGEDERGNSCPWQVSLQHSSNGRWHHTCGGALIAHNWVLTAAHYISSTRTYRVVLGQHWLATREPGSLAVKVSKLAVQEDWNSNQLSKGNDIALLKLANPIALTDKIQLGCLPPAGAILPNNYICYVTGWGRLQSNGALPDILQQGELLAVDSATYSQPGWWGSTVKTNMICVGGDGVISSCNGDSGGPLNCQAANGQWQVHGVVSFGSSLGCNYYHKPSVFTRVSNYIDWINSVIENN; encoded by the exons ATGGAGAGAAGCCGAGTCCTAGGGACATCACCAGAgccctggatccagctgtgcctgaa ACACACCATCATCAGGGCCCTATTGCTGTCTACATTGGTGGCTGGAG CTCTCAGCTGTGGGCTCCCCACTTACCTGCCCAACCTGCCCAGGGTGGTTGGAGGTGAAGATGAGAGAGGCAACAGCTGTCCCTGGCA GGTCTCCCTGCAGCACAGCTCCAATGGCCGGTGGCACCACACCTGCGGAGGGGCTCTGATAGCCCACAACTGGGTCCTGACAGCTGCCCACTACATCAG TTCCACCAGGACCTACCGCGTGGTGCTGGGCCAGCACTGGCTCGCCACCCGTGAGCCCGGCTCGCTGGCCGTCAAGGTCTCCAAGCTTGCGGTGCAAGAGGACTGGAACTCCAACCAGCTCTCCAAAGG GAACGACATTGCCCTGCTCAAACTCGCCAACCCCATCGCCCTGACTGACAAGATCCAGCTAGGCTGCCTACCGCCCGCTGGCGCCATTCTACCCAACAACTACATCTGCTATGTCACGGGCTGGGGAAGGCTGCAGAGTAA CGGAGCTCTTCCTGACATCCTGCAGCAGGGCGAGCTGCTGGCTGTGGACTCTGCCACATACTCCCAACCTGGTTGGTGGGGCAGCACTGTGAAGACCAATATGATCTGTGTTGGGGGTGATGGTGTGATCTCCAGCTGCAAT GGGGACTCCGGCGGACCACTGAACTGCCAAGCGGCTAATGGCCAGTGGCAAGTGCACGGCGTGGTCAGCTTCGGGTCCTCCCTCGGTTGCAACTACTACCACAAGCCCTCCGTCTTCACACGGGTCTCCAACTACATTGACTGGATCAATTCG GTGattgaaaataactga